The genomic DNA CCGTCAGCCGCACCAAAGGCCACGAAAGCAACCAAAGGCCCGCTAGCAGAAGGAGGGCATTTGCGATTGGCCAATTTCTCATGCGTGCGTCACCCTCCTAGAATCTGTTTTTGCGAATATTTTGCAATGGCGAATTCAGCTCTTTCCCCGTTCCTTGCCTCCTCTCAAGCGTAAAAGCCTTGTCAAAATGGCCGACCTTTCCCAAGAGCTCCAACTCCAGCCGGAACCGCACCAGCGGTTCCTGCCCTACCCTACCTCCACGCTCAGCCCGCCCATCACGCCGACCGATCTCACCAACTTCAAGACCTACGGCATCAGCGAAGTGGAACGGGTCTTGAAGCAACAGTTGGATGAAATCAGACAGCGCTACGTCTCCGCGATCGACGAATTCAACTGGAACAAACTCCTCTACGAAAGCGAACTCCGCTTCGAGCCCATGGTCGGACAAACCTGCCATCTCTATCGAGTGAAAGGCGAATTCACCGTCTCGCTGA from Verrucomicrobiota bacterium includes the following:
- a CDS encoding DUF2452 domain-containing protein translates to MADLSQELQLQPEPHQRFLPYPTSTLSPPITPTDLTNFKTYGISEVERVLKQQLDEIRQRYVSAIDEFNWNKLLYESELRFEPMVGQTCHLYRVKGEFTVSLIGPSEWKKEWLGSFTLGADRRWQPEAVSDHVDTEELFALEVAS